The genomic window AACACTAAATCCAGCGGAACAAATATTTAATAATTATTACTTATTAGCTATTATCTAAAATATAATAAGCAATATCTAATAACTAACATGTATTAGATATTACTTATAATTCTTTTTACAGCTAGTAATATGTGCCAATTAAAGGTAAGCAGCTTAAAAGTCAAAGTTGATAGTTTGAGACAATAAGCAGAAAGAATCAGAAAAGGGTAGACAGGTCAATAGGGGAGAGGTAGGGTTCCAGAAGCCTTCGGCTTTTAAAAGCCCGTATATGGCAAATACTACTATCGCTATTACATGAACTAAACCAAACCTCTGCAAAAAAATCACCTATGTAGTAGAGGCATACCCGATACTCCCCATCGAGGCGGCTTGAAAGGAACTGCCCCTCATCCCATACAGCCTGTGCCCTGTCATCGATAGAAAGAATACTATTGAACTCATATAGATTCATAGGCGAAAAAGCGAGAGGTTGATCAATAGGGTAGTAGGCAATATAAAGCTTAGCATCTTGTGCTTTGTGAAGCTATCATTTAGTTGCTCCTTCAGCAGGTGCCGATTTCTTGATCGTTTCTTGAAGTAAGGCAAAGAGCTTGATCGCATCTACATCCAACATTACTGCCAGGTCCAGCACTTCACTTACCCGAAAGGATCTAGGATCGTCAATCTTGTTCCGCAGTCGCTGGTTGTTAACGCCTAGTGCTTTGGCCACGGGAGTATACGGCACGATATCAAACAGCTCAGCAAGGGAAGTCAGCTGTTGCTTTTCAAGCATACGCTTGCCTAATTCAAACTTAGGGCTCTTATCTTCAATTTGCATTGTCCTATAACTAACGAATACTGGTGGTTTATTTTAAGATAAAACATCTAATGATAGATGCCTACAAATATATACGTAACATATACAATTTGATACTAAAAGTATTTGATAAGTTTATCGTCTATTCTTCTTTTACCTGTTCCTCAAGAGCAATCAAGACAACAGCAGTAGGAGGGAGGAAGATTAGATGCTCTTGCAAGCCACAAGTGCTCTCAAAAAGCAACTGCAGTGTTCGTCAAGCCTTTGATAAGATTGGAGAAATGGGTAGCAGAAAAACAAGCATATTTAGATAAAGTAGAGGTACAAATTCTCATAAGCGAGGTTATGTTTAATAGACAGGTAACCTGCAGCAGTCAGCCAAGGCTGAACAGGTGAAGCACATCGAGCTACGCAAGGAAGATCTTATGAGCAGCTTAACAACCTCATCTCGGTGCACCAGAGGGCAGCGGCGGCCACCATGGCTAGCACCGAAAGGCTGCTGCAAGAGCAGACCAAACGGGAGCAGGCAGCCTTCGAGCGGCTAGGCAAGCTGATCGACGCAAATCAGAAATCCTCCTGGTCAGCGAGCCAGGAGGCACTTTTTTATTCTTTCAGCTCTCTATCAGAAATTTAGTGTTTTACTTTATTTACAGATTGAATCTGCTTGGCAGCTTCTTCAAAAGCTAAATTCGTTAAGAAAATAAATCATTCTTTTACCAACTCTTCTACAATAGCCTGATGGTCTGCTTTCCATTGTTCGAACAAGGGGCCTGTGCTTGGCCCGTTAAAACCTGAATGTACTTTGCGTAGTAGGCCGTTTTTATCAATGTATAAGGTAGTTGGAAAGTATATGGGGCCATCAATGGTTGGAAAGACTTTGCTGGCATCTTTTTCATGCCCGGCAATGAGAAAGGTATAATCGGCATTAAGCCTGTTTTTAGACTTTTCTACCCTGGCTTTAGCGTATTGAAAATCATCTTTTTTCTCAAATGCCAGTGCTACAATTTCTATACGTTCTTTGTTATCATTATACCATTGGCCTAGATACTTGGTTTCGTCCATACAACTTGGACACCAGGAACCGAAAATTTGCACAATAAGAGGCTTGCCCATAAACTGCGGATCGGATAAAGAAACTATATTGCCTTGTAGGTCTGGAAAGCTAAAGTTAATGGTTTGAGTAGATACTTTTCTATCTTTACTGGCCAGCCGGAAATTTTCATTCGGTTTTGCAGTAAAAGAATAGTTGCCCGTAAGACCATTTAAGTATTTACCTATGAGCTCACCTGAATCATTTAGATGCCCAATAAAAAGTTTAGCCTCTTCACCATTAAAGGTGCTTAAATAAAAGGTGCTATCACTTACATTGCCTTCCAGGTACCTGAAATCTCCTGAGGCCAATGCAAAACTTCCGGAAATATGGTTACCCTCCTGGCGGAAATTGCCTACCGCTGGCCTTGGTTCACCAGAGCCAAGGCTAAAATATGTTTCCCATTTCCCTGTAAAATTATAAGCAGGATTGCCCTCAAGCTTAAACCTTTGCTGTCCGTTGATCAGAGCAGCTTTAAAGGGAGCCCTGTAATTCTTTACATAATGCTTTACCCACTCACCCGTAAGGATAGTATCAGTATATTTTGCACGCAAGCTTGCATCAAACACGTTTATATCCATAATAATGGAATCTTCTTTTATCAATACATCTGTTTCCAGTCGTTCATCACTGTTAAGTATGTAGGCCTTTAAATTGGCTCCTTCTCCCTCAAACTGAATAAAGAAAGGTACTTCATTTCCCTGTAGTTGAATGGCCGCCCGGTACTTTCCCTGGGGGTAACTTTCTGTTGAGGTAGTTGTAGAAGTGCTCTGGCAACTAGCTAGTAAAAGTATAAAAGATGAGTACGTTAAAAGTTTTTGCCACATGAGCGAGTAAGTTATTCTATAACAAATATATTGAATTATAATTTAGAGCATGTTTAAATTTTGCGGAGGGGATAAAAAAAACGAGTCAGCGCGTAAGCAATAAGTGACCAAACTGTATAGCTTATGCAATCTCAATATCAGAGACTCACTGACTCGCAATGGGAGGTGGTTAAAGAATCTGAAATCAATCCTTTTCATCTATAATGTTTTTTAGGTCGGATTCAATTTCCCTAAGGAGCAAACTGTCATTCGGCATTATGCTATCGGGATTAATATGGTTCAGCTTACCTTTCAATTGGTAAAGGTCTAGGAGTTCAGAGGTGGTGGATTTATTTCTCACTTGCACTTGCTGGTTACCGCTGTCCAATTCAGAGAATATCCTATCTATGGATGTACCATAGCCCTTTCTGTTAAAGAGCCTGCCTATAAGCTATCCCTTGATCCGCCAGAGCATGAGCCGCAGGGGCAACTGCTGGGACAACGCTGTGGCCGAGAGCTTCTTCAAAAGCCTGAAAACAGAGTGCGTGTACGGCGCCAGGTTTGCAAACCAGCGAGCGGCTGCCATAGAAATCTTCGAATACATCGAAGTCTTCTACAACAGGGAAAGAATCCACTCGAGCCTGGGATACCGCACGCCAAAACAAATGGAAGAAAAATTAAACATGAATCCTATTGCAGCTTAATCTTTTGTCCGGTTTTTTGTTGCAAGTCCATTCGAAGGGCACCACCCCTCTACATCCCCCCCAAATGAAAGATTTGCATCTTTTCTCTTTTTGATCATAGTAATATCTAGTAATTGCGGCTCTACAAGGACCTGGATTAGGTGCTAACGTGCATCTTTCGAGCATAATTTGGTCCTTCTTACAGCTTGATTGGACAAGAACAAAAAAACAAAACTAAAGTAGAGCAATCACTTAAAGTTCTTTTTCATATCATCATGACCCATTTATCTTGAGGATGGTTGCAGAATAGGTTTCTAATATCTTTTACTTGCTGCCAACAATTCCTCCTCCCGCTATAGTGCCAAAACCTTACCCCCTCCAGTTGGCGGGAAACGGGGTTTCGCCTATAACTCGTGTTATGTTAAAAAAGATAAGATTTAAGAATTATTAAATGTAGCAGCTATAGAATGAGTAATTAGCTGAACTCATCCTTGCAATTAACCGAAATCTACTACAGCAAAAGGAATCCCGCCGAAGGCGGGTCGCCATGGCTGAATTTCGACTTCCAAATTTCAGAAGCCACCCCCTCAGTATTAAAAATGAAAGATCTTGTCTGGGAGCCAGACAAGATCTTTCTAAAGGCTATGCTGCCATAGTTGTTGCTTCTGCCCCCAGGTTACTTTCTGCCTGTAGGTTCAGGATATAGCTAGCCGCTTTAAAAGCCTTTGTGCTTGCATAGATGATCATCGTCTTATCATCTTCAAACTTCTTCGCCCATCCTTGCAGGTAAGCCACCGAGTTTTCAAAAACCTCCGCTTTGATACCTGTAAAGGCGTTGAGGAAACTTGCTCCCATCTCGGCTATCAGTTCCTCCTTAGAGTAATTTATGTCGCCAAAACGGGCCGCCTTCTCTTCATCAGCAAAACGGTTAAGCCTGGTTTGATGGCCTGTAGAGTGAATCAGTTCGTGAAACAAAGTCGCGTGATAAGCCTGAGAGGAAACAAAGCTGCTCAGCTCCGGCATCTGTACCGTATCATTAAAAGGCGCATAGTAGGCCTGGGAGCCTCCGTGCAGAACGTTCGGGCGTGGCATAGGGTATTGATCCACCACCTCCTGACAAGCCTCTATTACCTGCAGATCGGTACGTTCATGAACAGAAGGGAGGGTAAACTCGATTCCTTCCACCTGATCAATGTTAAATACTGTCCAAATAAAGGGGACAAACCTTCTCTGACACACCTCCTCTGTCTCTCCTGCATTGCCTTTAGCCTCCTCAGTATCACTGTTGGCGTAAATTTTCCAGTAGATGATCTGGGTTCCTTTCTCTCCCTTTTTTACATGCCCGCCCAGTTCTTTAGCCTGTTTGTAGGTAAGAAAATAGGGCGTCCTAAAGTTTTTTTTATCAGTCAGGTAGTTCAGAAAGAAAGCATTGAAGCCTTCATAATAGCGTCCAGATACATAGTTTTTAGGCAATCCGTACGATGTCCAAGGCTTTCTCCAGAATACCTGGCCTTGCTCTAATTGCTCGATGACCTCATTTGTTACCTGATCTGCCAGTTGAATGAATTTTTGATACGCGCTCATAACTTTTAGCTTTATAAGGTTAAACAAAACTCATATTAATATATACGTTATGTATTCAATTGGTTACATTTAGTATGTATTATTTATTCACAAAATAGAGTTTTTATTTCCCCTTATGTTAGCGCTAAATTGCTTGTGTGCTATTGTAGAACAGGCATTACTACAGAAAGAAAAAAGGAAAACCCGCCGCCAAGCGGGCCGCTACGGTTGGTTTAACAGCCGAGATTTGAAGGAGTGAGGGACTTTTATAAAAGTCCCTCGTCTGCAAAAGAATAATAGCCCTCATTAGTAAGGATGATGTGATCCAGAACAGCAATATCAAGTAAGTTACCGCCCTCCTTCACCTTTTTAGTAAGGCTAATATCTGCACTGCTAGGCTTTAAGTTGCCCGATGGGTGATTATGGGCTAAAACGATCCCACTGGCATTGGCTTTGAGCGCAGCGACAAAGATAAGTTTCGGATCTGCCACCGTACCGGCCACGCCACCGGTAGAAACCTCAAATATTCCCAGCACTTTGTTTGCCCTGCTTAATAACATAACCTTAAATTGCTCACGGAACTGTATGCTGCCCTCATCCCACAGCTGTAGGAAGAAAGTGTAACTGTCTTTAGAACTCGTAATCTGCGGGCGCTCGGAGGCCTTCACCTGGGGATGGTAGCTGAGCTTTACCTCTGCAATCTGGCTGACGGTTGTTGAAGTCTGTTCCATACACAAGATTTAAAGGATTTGATATAAAAGATATATTAATATATACGATATGTATATATTAAGTTACATTATGTATACATTATTTTTATTTTTTTTATCTCATCTTTGCCGGCCCTGTGTATGGAACCTTTAGGCTTCATAGCTATTCATTAAAGCACTGGACATATTTTATCTGTTTTTGTAAAGAAGTTGTGTAATTTTCGCAGCGCAGGTCTCTTTCTCTTCCCTTTTGTTAATTCTTTATTGTTCACGAACCCCTCCGACATTTCAAATTACTATTTATAAGGAAGTATATAGAAGTATATATATTTAGTGGCAATACTTGAACGGCTGCACGGAGTAGAGCAAATGGGCTGCATTATTGGTGTGGCGATACTTGAATGACCTACTACTACTGAGGCAACACTTGAATAGCTTTGGAGAAGCGTGGCAATACTTGAACGGCTTGAGACAATACTTGAGTAAGTAAAACAGCTATTGTTGAGGGAACTAGCCAATTTGTGGCAATACTTGAACGACTTGAGACAATACTTGAATGGATTGTGACAGTACTTGAACGGCTCCAGCTACTGAGGCAATATTTGAACGGCTCTGAAAGAGTGTGGCAATACTTGAATAGCAAATATTCTCTTGGCTCAAGAAGGCATCCATAAGGTAAAAGATCGATTCGATACATTAAGCCTGCCGCTTCATATGGCTTGCAGCAACGTAACCTGTCCAGATACCCTCAGGAAGAATGCCTGTGGCATGCTGGAGACATTCGCTAGGAGTTTCTATCATCATTACTCGAAGTGCCATCGTTAAGTCTGAGTACATTAGAGACAAATCGTTCCTGCGTATAATGTCGATCCCCTCCACATTGCCCGTTATAGAAGAATTGGCTGCTCAGCTTGTCATACACTATTTCGATAACGCAGCCTCTTTGGTCACCTAATCCTGTAAGCGTACCGCTTACTTATACATCTTCTCCAAGTTTGTATTTTGCAAAAGTCATATCTCATCCATATTTTAGATTGGCTCTTTATGTCTCGTATGCGTGGCAATACTTGAATAATAGGCTAAAACACTTGCTTAAAGTCCTTCCAAGGGCAATGTAGGGAGTTTCCATATAGCCTTTAGTTCTGCCCTGCGTGACAATACTTGAATAGCTTTTTAATTATCGTCGGAGAACAGACCTCCCCGAATAAGCTTTTTCGCCATTGCCAGTGTGATATCCTTGTTGTGCACCTTAAAATATGCTTTGCAA from Pontibacter sp. SGAir0037 includes these protein-coding regions:
- a CDS encoding BPTI/Kunitz domain-containing protein translates to MLERCTLAPNPGPCRAAITRYYYDQKEKRCKSFIWGGCRGVVPFEWTCNKKPDKRLSCNRIHV
- a CDS encoding ArdC family protein, whose amino-acid sequence is MSAYQKFIQLADQVTNEVIEQLEQGQVFWRKPWTSYGLPKNYVSGRYYEGFNAFFLNYLTDKKNFRTPYFLTYKQAKELGGHVKKGEKGTQIIYWKIYANSDTEEAKGNAGETEEVCQRRFVPFIWTVFNIDQVEGIEFTLPSVHERTDLQVIEACQEVVDQYPMPRPNVLHGGSQAYYAPFNDTVQMPELSSFVSSQAYHATLFHELIHSTGHQTRLNRFADEEKAARFGDINYSKEELIAEMGASFLNAFTGIKAEVFENSVAYLQGWAKKFEDDKTMIIYASTKAFKAASYILNLQAESNLGAEATTMAA
- a CDS encoding RadC family protein, with product MEQTSTTVSQIAEVKLSYHPQVKASERPQITSSKDSYTFFLQLWDEGSIQFREQFKVMLLSRANKVLGIFEVSTGGVAGTVADPKLIFVAALKANASGIVLAHNHPSGNLKPSSADISLTKKVKEGGNLLDIAVLDHIILTNEGYYSFADEGLL
- a CDS encoding peroxiredoxin encodes the protein MWQKLLTYSSFILLLASCQSTSTTTSTESYPQGKYRAAIQLQGNEVPFFIQFEGEGANLKAYILNSDERLETDVLIKEDSIIMDINVFDASLRAKYTDTILTGEWVKHYVKNYRAPFKAALINGQQRFKLEGNPAYNFTGKWETYFSLGSGEPRPAVGNFRQEGNHISGSFALASGDFRYLEGNVSDSTFYLSTFNGEEAKLFIGHLNDSGELIGKYLNGLTGNYSFTAKPNENFRLASKDRKVSTQTINFSFPDLQGNIVSLSDPQFMGKPLIVQIFGSWCPSCMDETKYLGQWYNDNKERIEIVALAFEKKDDFQYAKARVEKSKNRLNADYTFLIAGHEKDASKVFPTIDGPIYFPTTLYIDKNGLLRKVHSGFNGPSTGPLFEQWKADHQAIVEELVKE